A genomic window from Pseudonocardia broussonetiae includes:
- the urtB gene encoding urea ABC transporter permease subunit UrtB produces the protein MEILVTQVFNGLSGGSVLLLAALGLALTFGQMGVINMAHGEFIMAGAYTAFVVQQVVSSAGVSLLVSLPVAFVVGGVLGVVLEATLLRRMYHRPLDTLLVTWGVSLVLQQLTRDVFGTAGVDVVAPEWLAGPVEVLGFAFPRSRLFILGLAIAAFLALAAGLRFTPLGRRIRATVQNRQLAESSGISTRATDRLTFFIGSGFAGVAGVALTLVGSISPNLGTSYIVDAFLVVVVGGIGQIKGAVIAAFLLGVVQSWIEYTTTASIAKVLVFALIIAFLQVRPQGIYKLRTRSLA, from the coding sequence ATGGAGATCCTGGTCACCCAGGTGTTCAACGGGCTCAGCGGAGGGTCGGTCCTCCTGCTGGCCGCGCTCGGCCTGGCCCTCACGTTCGGCCAGATGGGCGTCATCAACATGGCGCACGGCGAGTTCATCATGGCGGGCGCCTACACGGCGTTCGTCGTGCAGCAGGTGGTCTCCTCGGCCGGGGTGTCGCTGCTCGTCTCGCTGCCGGTCGCGTTCGTCGTCGGCGGCGTGCTCGGCGTCGTCCTGGAGGCGACGCTGCTGCGGCGCATGTACCACCGGCCCCTCGACACCCTGCTGGTGACGTGGGGGGTCTCGCTCGTCCTGCAGCAGCTGACCCGCGACGTGTTCGGCACGGCGGGCGTCGACGTGGTCGCGCCGGAGTGGCTGGCCGGCCCGGTCGAGGTGCTGGGCTTCGCGTTCCCGCGGTCGCGGCTGTTCATCCTCGGCCTCGCGATCGCCGCGTTCCTCGCGCTCGCGGCCGGGCTGCGGTTCACCCCGCTCGGCCGGCGCATCCGCGCCACCGTGCAGAACCGGCAGCTCGCGGAGAGCTCGGGCATCTCGACCCGCGCGACGGACCGGCTCACGTTCTTCATCGGCTCCGGGTTCGCCGGGGTGGCCGGCGTCGCCCTCACCCTGGTCGGCTCGATCTCGCCGAACCTGGGCACGTCCTACATCGTCGACGCCTTCCTGGTGGTCGTCGTCGGCGGGATCGGGCAGATCAAGGGTGCGGTGATCGCCGCGTTCCTGCTCGGCGTCGTGCAGTCGTGGATCGAGTACACGACCACCGCCTCGATCGCCAAGGTGCTCGTGTTCGCGCTCATCATCGCGTTCCTGCAGGTCCGCCCGCAGGGCATCTACAAGCTGCGGACGAGGAGCCTCGCGTGA
- the urtC gene encoding urea ABC transporter permease subunit UrtC, with the protein MKRILESRWVVLGGFVVGAVLLFVVAPALLSSFRLGLLGKYLCYAMVAVGIGLAWGRGGMLTMGQGVFFGLGAYMMAMHLKLGDAGPGGVPDFMALISSNGVPGWWEPFRSPAFTLVAIVLLPALVAGLLGLATFRRRIRGAYFAILSQALAAAFAILLIGNPTGTGGSTGLNGFKGFLGFSLNDPVNRRLLFFIAAGALLVMVAVARQLMVSRYGELLVACRDSEERVRFLGYDPALVKTFAYVTAAVMASVGGALFVPIVGIVSPNDVGIVPSIGLLIGVAIGGRTTLLGPVLGAIAVAWAGTTLSESIPSGWTYIQGLMFMLVIAFLPGGLASLGGVVGDLRDRFDRRRRPPAPAAAPRVPVPTGGS; encoded by the coding sequence GTGAAGCGGATCCTGGAGAGCCGGTGGGTGGTGCTCGGCGGCTTCGTCGTCGGTGCCGTGCTGCTGTTCGTGGTGGCGCCCGCGCTGCTGTCGTCGTTCCGGCTGGGGCTGCTCGGCAAGTACCTCTGCTACGCGATGGTCGCGGTCGGCATCGGCCTGGCCTGGGGCCGCGGCGGCATGCTGACGATGGGCCAGGGCGTCTTCTTCGGGCTCGGCGCCTACATGATGGCGATGCACCTCAAGCTCGGGGACGCGGGACCGGGCGGCGTCCCGGACTTCATGGCGCTGATCAGCTCCAACGGGGTGCCCGGGTGGTGGGAGCCGTTCCGCTCGCCCGCGTTCACGCTGGTGGCGATCGTGCTGCTGCCCGCGCTGGTGGCCGGCCTGCTCGGGCTGGCGACGTTCCGGCGCCGCATCCGCGGGGCCTACTTCGCGATCCTGTCGCAGGCCCTCGCCGCGGCGTTCGCGATCCTGCTCATCGGCAACCCGACCGGCACGGGCGGCTCCACCGGCCTCAACGGTTTCAAGGGCTTCCTCGGGTTCTCCCTGAACGACCCGGTGAACCGCCGGCTGCTGTTCTTCATCGCGGCGGGCGCGCTGCTGGTGATGGTCGCCGTCGCGCGCCAGCTCATGGTGAGCCGCTACGGGGAGCTGCTGGTCGCGTGCCGCGACTCCGAGGAGCGCGTCCGCTTCCTGGGCTACGACCCGGCGCTGGTCAAGACGTTCGCGTACGTCACGGCCGCGGTGATGGCGAGCGTCGGGGGTGCGCTGTTCGTGCCGATCGTGGGCATCGTCTCGCCCAACGACGTCGGCATCGTCCCGTCGATCGGCCTGCTCATCGGCGTGGCCATCGGCGGCCGCACGACGCTGCTCGGCCCGGTGCTCGGCGCGATCGCCGTGGCCTGGGCGGGCACGACGCTCTCGGAGTCGATCCCGTCGGGCTGGACCTACATCCAGGGGCTGATGTTCATGCTCGTCATCGCGTTCCTGCCGGGCGGCCTCGCCTCGCTGGGCGGCGTGGTCGGCGACCTGCGCGACCGGTTCGACCGGCGGCGCCGGCCCCCCGCACCCGCGGCCGCCCCCCGGGTGCCCGTCCCGACCGGAGGCAGCTGA
- the urtD gene encoding urea ABC transporter ATP-binding protein UrtD, protein MAEYLELSGLTVAFDGFVAVDGVDLSVLAGELRFLIGPNGAGKTTLIDAVSGLVAATGSARFDGQELVGRKVHRIARLGVGRTFQTATVFEELSVLQNLDIAAGSRRGALSLLRRRTVVPEEVERTLDTVGLTDLADAPAGTLAHGQKQWLEIGMLLVQDARLLMLDEPVAGMSAEEKDETGRLLQRIAADRTVVVVEHDMDFMRAFATSVTVLHAGKVLSEGTVAQVQADPRVQEVYLGPGHSAEEAGIVFADAGEVS, encoded by the coding sequence ATGGCCGAGTACCTGGAGCTCTCGGGCCTCACCGTCGCCTTCGACGGGTTCGTCGCGGTCGACGGCGTCGACCTGAGCGTGCTCGCGGGCGAGCTGCGGTTCCTGATCGGGCCCAACGGCGCCGGCAAGACGACGCTGATCGACGCGGTGTCGGGGCTGGTCGCCGCGACCGGGTCGGCCCGCTTCGACGGCCAGGAGCTGGTCGGGCGCAAGGTGCACCGCATCGCCCGGCTCGGCGTCGGGCGCACGTTCCAGACCGCCACCGTGTTCGAGGAGCTCAGCGTGCTGCAGAACCTCGACATCGCCGCCGGGTCGCGGCGCGGTGCGCTGTCGCTGCTGCGCCGCCGCACCGTCGTACCGGAGGAGGTGGAGCGGACGCTGGACACCGTCGGCCTCACCGACCTCGCGGACGCCCCGGCCGGCACGCTCGCGCACGGGCAGAAGCAGTGGCTGGAGATCGGCATGCTGCTGGTGCAGGACGCGCGGCTGCTGATGCTCGACGAGCCGGTGGCCGGGATGAGCGCGGAGGAGAAGGACGAGACGGGGCGGCTGCTGCAGCGCATCGCCGCCGACCGCACGGTCGTGGTCGTCGAGCACGACATGGACTTCATGCGGGCGTTCGCCACCTCGGTCACGGTGCTGCACGCGGGGAAGGTGCTCTCGGAGGGCACCGTCGCGCAGGTGCAGGCCGATCCGCGCGTGCAGGAGGTGTACCTCGGCCCCGGGCACAGCGCCGAGGAGGCCGGGATCGTGTTCGCCGACGCCGGGGAGGTGTCCTAG
- the urtE gene encoding urea ABC transporter ATP-binding subunit UrtE, translating to MLQLVDVEVGYGRTDVIHGVSLVVPPDGVAAVMGHNGAGKTTLLRAAVGLLPVRSGRVLLDGEDVTGTAPHQRVRRGLAYVPQGQQSFGQMTTMENLQLVADGRSRGAALVDEALDLFPALRGLLGRRAGLLSGGQRQQLAIARALVTEPRLLILDEPTEGIQPSVVAEIEQTILDLTRRGGLSVLLVEQHVGFALGAAGRYYVLAAGRVTADGSGGTAAVGDVRSAMAI from the coding sequence GTGCTGCAGCTCGTCGACGTCGAGGTCGGGTACGGCCGGACCGACGTGATCCACGGTGTGTCGCTGGTGGTGCCGCCGGACGGGGTGGCCGCGGTGATGGGCCACAACGGGGCGGGGAAGACCACCCTGCTGCGCGCGGCCGTCGGGCTGCTGCCGGTCCGGTCCGGGCGCGTGCTCCTCGACGGTGAGGACGTCACGGGGACGGCGCCGCACCAGCGGGTCCGGCGGGGCCTCGCGTACGTGCCGCAGGGCCAGCAGTCCTTCGGGCAGATGACGACGATGGAGAACCTGCAGCTCGTGGCCGACGGGCGGTCGCGGGGAGCGGCGCTGGTCGACGAGGCGCTCGACCTGTTCCCGGCCCTGCGGGGGCTGCTCGGGCGCCGCGCCGGTCTGCTCTCGGGCGGGCAGCGCCAGCAGCTCGCGATCGCCCGCGCGCTGGTCACCGAGCCGCGGCTGCTCATCCTCGACGAACCCACCGAGGGCATCCAGCCGTCGGTCGTCGCCGAGATCGAGCAGACGATCCTCGACCTGACCCGCCGCGGCGGCCTGTCGGTCCTGCTGGTGGAGCAGCACGTCGGCTTCGCCCTCGGGGCCGCCGGCCGCTACTACGTGCTCGCCGCCGGGCGGGTCACCGCGGACGGGTCGGGAGGGACCGCGGCCGTCGGCGACGTCCGCAGCGCCATGGCGATCTGA
- a CDS encoding urease subunit gamma → MYLSPQEQDKLLVHVAAGVARARRERGLRMNYPEAVALITDHVLEGARDGRTVSELMSSGRTVLGRAEVLDGVPEMLDSVQVEATFPDGTKLVTVHSPVA, encoded by the coding sequence ATGTACCTCAGCCCGCAGGAGCAGGACAAGCTCCTCGTGCACGTCGCCGCCGGTGTCGCCCGGGCCCGCAGGGAGCGCGGGCTGCGGATGAACTACCCCGAGGCCGTCGCGCTGATCACCGACCACGTGCTCGAGGGCGCCCGCGACGGGCGCACCGTCAGCGAGCTCATGTCGAGCGGCCGCACGGTGCTCGGCCGGGCCGAGGTGCTCGACGGCGTGCCCGAGATGCTCGACTCGGTGCAGGTCGAGGCCACCTTCCCGGACGGGACGAAGCTCGTCACCGTCCACAGCCCGGTCGCGTGA
- a CDS encoding urease subunit beta yields MIPGEILPGDGDVPLNPGRERTTLVVVNAADRPVQVGSHYHFAAVNPGLEFDREAAWGTHLDIPAGTSVRFEPGVEREVVLVPLAGARVVPGLRPEWAGPLDPAEPTR; encoded by the coding sequence GTGATCCCCGGCGAGATCCTCCCCGGCGACGGCGACGTGCCGCTCAACCCCGGGCGCGAGCGCACCACGCTGGTCGTGGTCAACGCCGCCGACCGGCCCGTGCAGGTCGGCTCGCACTACCACTTCGCGGCCGTCAACCCCGGGCTGGAGTTCGACCGCGAGGCCGCGTGGGGCACGCACCTCGACATCCCGGCGGGCACGTCGGTGCGGTTCGAGCCGGGCGTCGAGCGGGAGGTCGTGCTCGTGCCGCTGGCCGGGGCGCGCGTGGTGCCGGGGCTGCGGCCCGAGTGGGCCGGCCCCCTCGATCCTGCGGAGCCGACCCGATGA
- a CDS encoding urease subunit alpha: MTSIERGRYADLFGPTVGDRIRLADTNLLIEVTEDRSRGAGSGDEVLFGGGKVIRESMGQSARTSAQGAPDLVITGAVVLDHWGVVKADVGITDGRIVGIGKAGNPDVMDGVTPELVIGPSTEVIAGNGRILTAGGIDCHVHFICPQLVDTALASGLTTLAGGGTGPADGTKATTITPGPRAIGRMLQAMDHLPVNVLLMGKGNTTSADALWEQLRAGAGGFKLHEDWGTTPAVIDACLRVADASGVQVAIHTDTLNEAGFVASTLEAIGGRSINAFHTEGAGGGHAPDIIEVVAQANVLPSSTNPTRPHTVNTIDEHLDMLMVCHHLNPGVVEDLAFAESRIRPTTIAAEDVLHDLGAISMMSSDSQAMGRIGEVIIRTWQTAHVMKAARGALPGDGAADNVRARRYVAKYTINPAIAHGMADEIGSVEVGKLADLVLWDPKFFGVRPHLVLKGGFIAWAAMGDANASIPTPQPVLARPMFGASPAVASATSRNFVSAAALEAGLDHLELRKPGVPVADTRRVTKAQMIGNDATPAVRVDPDSFAVRIDGDLVEPAPVSELPMSQRYFLF, translated from the coding sequence ATGACGAGCATCGAGCGCGGCCGCTACGCCGACCTGTTCGGCCCCACCGTCGGCGACCGCATCCGGCTGGCCGACACGAACCTGCTCATCGAGGTCACCGAGGACCGCAGCCGCGGCGCCGGCTCCGGCGACGAGGTGCTGTTCGGCGGCGGCAAGGTGATCCGCGAGTCGATGGGGCAGTCGGCGCGCACGTCGGCGCAGGGCGCCCCCGACCTGGTGATCACCGGCGCCGTGGTCCTCGACCACTGGGGCGTCGTCAAGGCCGACGTCGGGATCACCGACGGGCGGATCGTCGGCATCGGCAAGGCCGGCAACCCCGACGTCATGGACGGCGTCACGCCCGAGCTCGTCATCGGGCCGTCGACGGAGGTCATCGCGGGCAACGGCCGTATCCTCACCGCGGGCGGCATCGACTGCCACGTCCACTTCATCTGCCCCCAGCTCGTCGACACCGCGCTGGCCAGCGGCCTGACGACGCTCGCGGGCGGCGGCACCGGCCCCGCCGACGGCACCAAGGCCACCACGATCACGCCCGGCCCCCGCGCGATCGGGCGGATGCTGCAGGCGATGGACCACCTGCCGGTCAACGTGCTGCTGATGGGCAAGGGCAACACCACCAGCGCCGACGCCCTGTGGGAGCAGCTGCGCGCCGGGGCCGGCGGGTTCAAGCTGCACGAGGACTGGGGCACCACGCCCGCCGTGATCGACGCCTGCCTGCGGGTCGCCGACGCGTCCGGGGTGCAGGTGGCGATCCACACCGACACGCTCAACGAGGCCGGGTTCGTGGCGTCCACGCTGGAGGCCATCGGCGGGCGCTCGATCAACGCCTTCCACACCGAGGGCGCGGGCGGCGGGCACGCGCCCGACATCATCGAGGTCGTCGCGCAGGCCAACGTGCTGCCGTCGTCGACCAACCCGACGCGGCCGCACACCGTCAACACCATCGACGAGCACCTCGACATGCTCATGGTCTGCCACCACCTCAACCCCGGCGTGGTCGAGGACCTGGCGTTCGCGGAGAGCCGGATCCGCCCGACGACGATCGCGGCCGAGGACGTCCTGCACGACCTGGGCGCCATCTCGATGATGAGCTCCGACAGCCAGGCCATGGGGCGCATCGGCGAGGTGATCATCCGGACGTGGCAGACCGCGCACGTCATGAAGGCCGCCCGCGGGGCCCTGCCCGGCGACGGGGCGGCCGACAACGTGCGGGCGCGGCGCTACGTCGCCAAGTACACGATCAACCCGGCCATCGCGCACGGGATGGCCGACGAGATCGGTTCGGTGGAGGTCGGCAAGCTCGCCGACCTCGTGCTGTGGGACCCGAAGTTCTTCGGCGTCCGCCCGCACCTCGTGCTCAAGGGCGGGTTCATCGCCTGGGCCGCGATGGGCGACGCCAACGCCTCGATCCCGACGCCGCAGCCGGTGCTCGCGCGTCCGATGTTCGGGGCGTCGCCCGCGGTGGCGTCGGCGACGAGCCGCAACTTCGTGTCCGCCGCGGCCCTGGAGGCGGGGCTGGACCACCTGGAGCTGCGCAAGCCCGGCGTCCCGGTGGCCGACACCCGCCGCGTCACGAAGGCGCAGATGATCGGCAACGACGCGACGCCGGCGGTGCGGGTCGATCCCGACTCGTTCGCCGTGCGGATCGACGGGGACCTCGTGGAGCCCGCCCCGGTGAGCGAGCTGCCGATGTCGCAGCGCTACTTCCTCTTCTGA
- a CDS encoding urease accessory protein UreF — MATLAALTLADARFPGGGHVHSGGVEEAVARGLVHDVDGLAALLDGRLRTAGLVAAAFAAAACLAAPTPVEPTRAAFAELDAELDARTPSPAQRTASRAQGRATLRAARLAWPSPALDALCAVDPRPHHALLAGAVVGADGGTPADAAQCVGYLAVSGPASAAIRLLGLDPFAVNAVVVGLGAVLRGVVDEAVRAAPGPASGLPAPGAPVLDLMAQAHVHHHREQVRLFAS; from the coding sequence ATGGCCACCCTGGCGGCCCTCACCCTGGCCGACGCGCGCTTCCCCGGCGGTGGCCACGTGCACTCCGGCGGCGTCGAGGAGGCGGTGGCGCGCGGGCTGGTGCACGACGTCGACGGCCTCGCCGCCCTCCTCGACGGGCGCCTGCGCACGGCCGGTCTGGTGGCGGCGGCGTTCGCGGCCGCGGCCTGCCTCGCGGCGCCCACCCCCGTCGAGCCCACCCGGGCGGCCTTCGCCGAGCTGGACGCCGAGCTCGACGCCCGCACGCCCTCCCCGGCCCAGCGCACCGCGTCCCGGGCGCAGGGGCGGGCGACGCTGCGGGCCGCACGCCTGGCCTGGCCCTCGCCCGCCCTCGACGCGCTGTGCGCCGTCGACCCCCGCCCGCACCACGCGCTGCTGGCCGGGGCGGTGGTCGGCGCCGACGGCGGCACCCCCGCCGACGCCGCGCAGTGCGTCGGCTACCTCGCCGTCAGCGGGCCGGCGTCGGCCGCGATCCGGCTGCTCGGGCTCGACCCGTTCGCCGTGAACGCGGTGGTGGTCGGGCTCGGCGCGGTGCTGCGCGGCGTCGTCGACGAGGCGGTGCGCGCCGCGCCCGGCCCCGCGTCCGGCCTGCCCGCGCCGGGCGCCCCCGTCCTGGACCTCATGGCCCAGGCTCACGTCCACCACCACCGGGAGCAGGTGCGTCTCTTTGCCAGCTGA
- the ureG gene encoding urease accessory protein UreG, whose amino-acid sequence MPAENQDHGHGHGHSLDPTVVEPDPHTPPDGAGRAVRIGIGGPVGSGKTALVAALARTLADRLRLAVVTNDIYTTEDADFLRRAGVLAPDRIEAVQTGCCPHTAIRDDITANLDAVELLEERFGDLDLVLVESGGDNLTAVFSRGLVDRQIFVVDVAGGDKVPRKGGPGVTTADLLVINKVDLAPLVGADMAVMTGDAARVRGALPVVTQSLVADPTAGEVAQWVLAQVAAVRGAVV is encoded by the coding sequence TTGCCAGCTGAGAACCAGGACCACGGCCACGGCCACGGCCACTCGCTCGACCCCACCGTCGTCGAGCCCGACCCGCACACCCCGCCGGACGGGGCGGGCCGCGCCGTGCGCATCGGCATCGGCGGCCCGGTCGGCAGCGGCAAGACCGCGCTGGTCGCGGCACTGGCGCGCACCCTCGCCGACCGGCTGCGCCTCGCCGTCGTGACCAACGACATCTACACCACCGAGGACGCCGACTTCCTGCGTCGCGCGGGCGTGCTCGCCCCCGACCGGATCGAGGCCGTGCAGACCGGCTGCTGCCCGCACACCGCGATCCGCGACGACATCACCGCCAACCTCGACGCCGTCGAGCTGCTCGAGGAGCGCTTCGGCGACCTCGACCTCGTGCTCGTCGAGAGCGGCGGCGACAACCTCACCGCCGTGTTCAGCCGCGGGCTGGTCGACCGGCAGATCTTCGTCGTCGACGTGGCGGGCGGCGACAAGGTGCCGCGCAAGGGCGGGCCCGGCGTCACCACCGCCGACCTGCTCGTCATCAACAAGGTCGACCTCGCCCCGCTCGTCGGCGCCGACATGGCCGTGATGACCGGCGACGCCGCGCGGGTGCGCGGGGCGCTGCCCGTCGTCACGCAGTCGCTGGTGGCCGACCCCACGGCGGGTGAGGTGGCGCAGTGGGTGCTCGCGCAGGTCGCGGCGGTGCGCGGGGCGGTCGTCTGA
- a CDS encoding urease accessory protein UreD — protein MRSRARLVVAADGAVRELRSQAPLTLLPRRGTAAGRAQALTVHLVGSAATPLGGDDVELDVVVAAGAHLVLTGVAAAVALAAPGGSRFAVRLEIGAGASVQYLPEPTVVTRRADHLTEFTAVLDDAARLRARDVLVAGRTGEAAGRYRGATRVTGPSGPLLVQTQDLDTSPAHLAGRRVLGTEVLVWGADPEEAAAGPWWSLTPLARGGSLATAVGTGAVTAQRDLATAVAAHPGWSDAVLGEAEGRSQLPR, from the coding sequence GTGCGGTCCCGGGCGCGGCTGGTCGTGGCCGCCGACGGTGCGGTGCGCGAGCTGCGCTCGCAGGCCCCGCTGACGCTGCTGCCCCGGCGCGGCACGGCCGCGGGCCGGGCGCAGGCGCTCACGGTGCACCTCGTGGGCTCCGCGGCCACGCCGCTGGGCGGCGACGACGTGGAGCTCGACGTCGTCGTCGCGGCGGGGGCGCACCTGGTGCTGACGGGCGTGGCCGCGGCGGTCGCGCTGGCCGCGCCCGGGGGCAGCCGGTTCGCCGTGCGCCTGGAGATCGGCGCCGGGGCGTCGGTGCAGTACCTGCCCGAGCCGACGGTCGTGACCCGCCGCGCCGACCACCTGACCGAGTTCACCGCCGTCCTCGACGACGCCGCGCGGCTGCGGGCGCGGGACGTGCTGGTGGCGGGGCGCACCGGGGAGGCGGCCGGGCGCTACCGGGGCGCGACGCGCGTGACCGGCCCGTCCGGGCCGCTGCTGGTGCAGACCCAGGACCTCGACACCTCGCCCGCCCACCTCGCGGGCCGCCGCGTGCTGGGCACCGAGGTGCTGGTGTGGGGCGCCGACCCGGAGGAGGCGGCGGCCGGGCCGTGGTGGTCGCTGACCCCGCTGGCCCGCGGGGGCTCGCTGGCCACCGCGGTCGGCACCGGCGCCGTGACGGCCCAGCGCGACCTGGCGACGGCGGTGGCCGCCCACCCGGGCTGGTCGGACGCCGTGCTGGGCGAGGCCGAGGGCCGCAGTCAGCTCCCGCGGTAG
- the uraH gene encoding hydroxyisourate hydrolase yields the protein MSISTHVLDAALGRPAAGVAVVLEHPDGERTTGVTDDDGRVAALAPGALPGGVYRVRFDTGAYFAATGQQGFYPEVVVAVTIDADRAHTHVPLLLSPFAYSTYRGS from the coding sequence GTGAGCATCTCGACGCACGTGCTCGACGCCGCGCTGGGCCGGCCCGCGGCGGGCGTCGCCGTCGTCCTGGAGCACCCGGACGGGGAGCGGACCACCGGCGTCACCGACGACGACGGGCGCGTCGCGGCGCTCGCCCCGGGCGCGCTGCCGGGCGGGGTCTACCGCGTCCGCTTCGACACCGGCGCCTACTTCGCCGCCACCGGGCAGCAGGGCTTCTACCCGGAGGTCGTCGTGGCCGTGACGATCGACGCCGACCGCGCCCACACGCACGTCCCCCTGCTGCTCTCGCCGTTCGCGTACTCGACCTACCGCGGGAGCTGA
- the uraD gene encoding 2-oxo-4-hydroxy-4-carboxy-5-ureidoimidazoline decarboxylase has translation MRLDTFNALPVTEAVTRLTGCCASPEWAGALAAGRPYPDLDALLAQADAELAVLDGSEIDLALAGHPRIGERLDPDDATHASSQREQSGVATADPSVLAALAEGNRAYEERFGHVYLVCADGRSAEELLEVLRERLRHDPSTERRTVVAELARINEIRLRRLLE, from the coding sequence ATGCGGCTGGACACGTTCAACGCGCTGCCCGTGACCGAGGCGGTGACCAGGCTGACGGGGTGCTGCGCGTCCCCGGAGTGGGCGGGTGCGCTCGCCGCGGGGCGCCCGTACCCGGATCTCGACGCCCTGCTCGCGCAGGCCGACGCCGAGCTCGCCGTCCTCGACGGGTCCGAGATCGACCTCGCGCTGGCCGGGCACCCGCGCATCGGCGAGCGCCTCGACCCCGACGACGCGACGCACGCGTCCTCGCAGCGCGAGCAGTCGGGCGTGGCCACGGCCGACCCGTCCGTCCTCGCCGCGCTGGCCGAGGGCAACCGCGCCTACGAGGAGCGGTTCGGGCACGTCTACCTGGTGTGCGCCGACGGCCGCTCCGCCGAGGAGCTGCTCGAGGTGCTGCGGGAGCGGCTGCGCCACGACCCGTCCACCGAGCGGCGCACCGTGGTCGCGGAGCTCGCGAGGATCAACGAGATCCGGCTGAGGAGGCTCCTGGAGTGA
- the pucL gene encoding factor-independent urate hydroxylase codes for MGISLGVNQYGKAEVRMVHVDRSGPRHRITDVTVTSQLRGDFAATHETGDNSAVIATDTQKNTVYALARLGGVGAVEDFALRMARHFVDGFDQVTGARQEVAQHSWERIVTSEGGEHDHAFHRGSGETRTTVVTKTGDHEVVISGISDLVVLKSTGSEFHGFPDVPYTSLVETDDRILATAVTARWRYLGTDVDWDKAHGSVRQILLDRFALTHSLSLQQTLYAMGEGVLAAHPEIAEIRFSMPNKHHFLVDLSPWGMDNPNEVWFAADRPYGLIEAAVVQDDAPAEDAAWAGIAGFV; via the coding sequence ATGGGCATCTCGCTCGGGGTCAACCAGTACGGCAAGGCCGAGGTGCGCATGGTGCACGTCGACCGCTCCGGTCCGCGCCACCGGATCACGGACGTGACGGTGACGAGCCAGCTCCGCGGCGACTTCGCGGCCACGCACGAGACCGGCGACAACAGCGCCGTGATCGCCACCGACACCCAGAAGAACACCGTGTACGCGCTGGCGCGCCTGGGCGGCGTCGGCGCGGTGGAGGACTTCGCGCTGCGGATGGCGCGGCACTTCGTCGACGGGTTCGACCAGGTCACGGGCGCGCGGCAGGAGGTGGCGCAGCACAGCTGGGAGCGGATCGTCACCAGCGAGGGCGGCGAGCACGACCACGCCTTCCACCGCGGCTCCGGCGAGACGCGCACGACCGTCGTCACGAAGACCGGCGACCACGAGGTCGTCATCTCCGGGATCTCCGACCTGGTCGTGCTCAAGAGCACCGGCAGCGAGTTCCACGGCTTCCCCGACGTCCCGTACACCTCGCTGGTCGAGACCGACGACCGCATCCTCGCCACGGCGGTGACGGCCCGCTGGCGCTACCTCGGCACGGACGTCGACTGGGACAAGGCGCACGGGAGCGTCCGCCAGATCCTGCTCGACCGGTTCGCGCTCACGCACAGCCTCTCGCTGCAGCAGACGCTCTACGCGATGGGCGAGGGGGTGCTGGCCGCCCACCCGGAGATCGCGGAGATCCGGTTCTCGATGCCCAACAAGCACCACTTCCTCGTCGACCTCTCGCCGTGGGGCATGGACAACCCCAACGAGGTCTGGTTCGCGGCCGACCGCCCCTACGGCCTGATCGAGGCGGCGGTCGTGCAGGACGACGCACCCGCCGAGGACGCCGCGTGGGCCGGGATCGCGGGGTTCGTCTGA